In Solanum lycopersicum chromosome 3, SLM_r2.1, the genomic stretch TGTTGTTCATCCTTAGCTCTTGTCGTAAAGTGGGTGAAGGGAGTATTGATCTAAGGTCACGGACTACGGTCTGTTTTTTGACCTAAGAATTGTAAGTCCGTCCATTGTCCATGACttaacaaaatttttttggtctgaaatttttgggagtttctgatcccatcgacggttgtgcaggacggaccgtgattcaggctacggtccgtcgatgccaccattTGTAGCACCTgtatatttttctgaaaaactaatttttggtctattttggctatggggtgttacattatctgtCCATTGGGAACATTAGTCCTTAAGTGAATAATAAAATAGCtgaaatagagagagagagctgcaaaccccactactaaacattgagaactgagtttctgactgaattgagttccaaGTACATGTAAatacgctgaaaatgcaagtactaacttagggaacatgattctaagactgaatttatgcatgaatgactggaaaactgaagaggaactattacctcaagctagaGTGGAAtcagaaggaaagaggtgaggatacttagCTTTCAtagctgcttctgcttcccaagtagctccctctacgaaTTGACTTCTCCACAAGACCTTGGTTGAAGCGATTTcattgtttctcaaccttctaacctgacgttcaagaatctcaactggtacatcctcataagaaagactatctttcactgCCACACTTTCTAAAGGCACTAcagaggctggatcacccacacacttcttcaagtgtgagatgtggaagacgggatgcactgctgctaattctgctAGTAACCCTAACTCATATTCCACCTTGCCAAccattttcaagatcttgtaaggtccTACATATCTATGGCTGAgcttcctttctttccaaatctcatcaccctttcataggtgagactttaagaaaaataaaaatccaatcatcaacttggaactctagttcccttctccttacatctgcataagatttctgacgactttgggctTTCTTatgtctatctctaatgagttgcactttctccataggataaaggactgaatctggccctatcaaagctgcttcacctacttcaaaacAACCAACAAGAGATCTACATttacgcccatataaagcctcataaggggccatctgaatggtggaatggtagctattattgtaggcaaactcaataagaaggaggtgatcatcccaactacctttgaaattgatcatccaagctctcaacatatcctctaagatttgaatggtacgctctgcctgcccatccgtctgtggatgaaatgttgtactaaggttaacttgagtaccaaggcctttttgaaatgacttccagaagtgagaggtaaattgaggacctctatctgagatgatagacaaaagaATCCCATGCAACATCACAATTttattaatgtaaagcttggcatagtcctctgtCGATCTGTAGTCTTGGccgccaaaaagcgagaagactcagtcatcctatcaactatcacccaaattaagtcatgttgtctgcgagtacgaggtaatactatgatgaagtccatattgatcacatcctaCTTCCAAATAGGAATAttgatctcttgagtcatacctcctggtttctgatgttctaccttgacttgctagcAATTGGGGCACTAactcacaaaatctgctatctctctcttcatgccattccaccaataggcTTCTCACAGATcgtggtacatcttagtggcacctggatgaatagaatacctagagttatgggCTTTCGCAAGAAAATGTTGTCTCAACTCGCCCACATcaagaacacacaatctaccttggtagcaaagtacaccatctccaCTTTGGGAGAAAACCTTCACTCTCTCattatggactgcacccttaagttcaagcaagatggGTCACtgtcttgattttccttaacctccacaaAAGAtgattctgccccattctgaactgttacagcGCTGTCTAGTATGCTCATAAGGCAAAATCCCAAACGAGCAAGcttgtgaacatccttcactagctccttcatttattcctcaacatgggctacactacctatagataatctactaagagcatcggcTAATGCATTTGCCTTACTAGGACGacaatgcacactcatatcattatccttaaggaactcaagccatctcctttggcgaagattcaactctttatgggtgaacacatactgaaggttcttatgatcggtgaacacatctacatggacaccatacaagtagtgtctccatatatTGAG encodes the following:
- the LOC138347444 gene encoding uncharacterized protein, with product MKELVKDVHKLARLGFCLMSILDSAVTVQNGAESSFVEVKENQDSDPSCLNLRMAPYEALYGRKCRSLVGCFEVGEAALIGPDSVLYPMEKVQLIRDRHKKAQSRQKSYADGDEIWKERKLSHRYVGPYKILKMVGKVEYELGLLAELAAVHPVFHISHLKKCVGDPASVVPLESVAVKDSLSYEDVPVEILERQVRRLRNNEIASTKVLWRSQFVEGATWEAEAAMKAKYPHLFPSDSTLA